A region of Ramlibacter agri DNA encodes the following proteins:
- a CDS encoding YciI family protein gives MRFMIIVKATADSEAGRFPPNPEPLFAAMAAYHEELAKAGALLDASGLQPSSTGWRVQYDGGKRSIVDGPFTESKELIAGYTLIQARSREEAMEWTRRYPNPVGEGVQCHIEVRQLYELEDFEGKIQPQTADRFRDMGMQ, from the coding sequence ATGCGCTTCATGATCATCGTCAAGGCCACCGCGGACAGCGAAGCCGGACGCTTCCCGCCCAATCCCGAGCCGCTGTTCGCCGCCATGGCGGCCTACCACGAGGAGCTGGCCAAGGCCGGCGCGCTGCTCGATGCCTCCGGCCTGCAACCGAGCAGCACGGGCTGGCGCGTCCAATACGATGGCGGCAAGCGGAGCATCGTCGACGGGCCCTTCACCGAATCCAAGGAACTCATCGCCGGCTACACGCTGATCCAGGCGCGCAGCCGCGAGGAAGCCATGGAATGGACGCGCCGCTACCCCAACCCGGTGGGCGAGGGCGTGCAGTGCCACATCGAGGTGCGCCAGCTCTACGAACTGGAAGATTTCGAAGGCAAGATCCAGCCCCAGACCGCGGACCGCTTCCGCGACATGGGCATGCAGTAA
- a CDS encoding VOC family protein, with protein MARKIFVNLAVKDMKRSQAFFRALGFDFNPQFTNEQGACMVVSEDIFVMLLVEPFFATFIKKPISDAKKATEVLVCLSCDSREEVDALVKKALAAGGTAPNAPQDHGFMYGHGFEDLDGHVWELVWMDPKAAPPQA; from the coding sequence ATGGCCCGCAAGATTTTCGTCAACTTGGCCGTAAAGGACATGAAGCGCTCGCAAGCCTTCTTCCGCGCGCTCGGCTTCGACTTCAACCCGCAGTTCACCAACGAGCAGGGCGCCTGCATGGTGGTGTCCGAGGACATCTTCGTGATGCTGCTGGTGGAGCCCTTCTTCGCCACCTTCATCAAGAAGCCCATCTCCGACGCGAAGAAGGCCACCGAAGTGCTGGTCTGCCTGTCGTGCGACAGCCGCGAGGAAGTGGACGCGCTCGTGAAGAAGGCGCTGGCCGCAGGCGGCACCGCGCCCAACGCGCCGCAGGACCACGGCTTCATGTACGGCCACGGCTTCGAGGACCTCGACGGCCACGTCTGGGAGCTGGTGTGGATGGATCCCAAGGCCGCGCCGCCGCAGGCTTGA
- a CDS encoding beta strand repeat-containing protein: protein MKKKSVQFRRTILATACVLAAGAASAQVSYPWGPSGTYNLSFGAASSQQLSLRDYILAITAPQENPESVSALIQAASAGGTFQGGSANGVTVGGNSIAAKATGSDNSSSADLALLRSGAEGQDGIGIATSQVRGNNSYPYGYGTQTEARVDGSHIGVDSYGMTPASVAIEGNAVSAAAVLNQSASIASGVVPAGYGASQAVASISSYSVEPSIGAAAQASTSNDGIIASTAGSVNVATYQSAQQAGVNAGSGASVRYTDVALQLGGGGTAEQGLSLKDNSISAGYAANSASNAVQATGGSTFATSAMVTNVQANGEGRYLPIPVGDEPLVPVTPGPLSFAAYGAEVPNATAQVESSRITADLGGYDEAGPTALAAALRLTGNSISATSTGNAAGARLADGTVQAGNSIVLDASTVGRSGYDSGYLGAGAQLHTDGSYSDASLYADLGLLNTQANSSTTLASRVYGSGVAANVDRLLSQAAVAISGNSLKADATGNLAGNLVDVKATDFGATVAAANVQSNDDTSISASQEESQVTVQGGGSGRKVTVGGSTTLANNTIAATAAGNIAATSVSVQATRLQSVDSESGSAMAIAQTWEGTYAGARGGVTASNLQSNTGSKQSIDASIYGGVVGADLTGSYYGETAGRPRLDSATIALTGNTIVAQATGNGAATGVSLAGTDGLVHAAVANAQSNDVRISATAMETGVFAQTGPAAGSTITVQGNAVGAAATANQASNTLSAQFANMDVSSSPYYYGDSIDGPGFYGNRAVQAIGSAQRNSADVTASNTSESGFATATVTGARGIIGSNVTVQGNQATATAAGNQVRNAIAIDAGSMGRQYGSGASIADISSTQDNYGSTQSVLAGYGQQLSIGAHVQGAMDSANVAVTGNTALATATANDASNKLAVTGGSLGQSSGYAMYGMPYSNATDFNLANQQSTDGPVQAQASDVRIAIERAGNRNDYVGGSTLAVNGNTIAAEARANSAVNAASLTGFTTLASSAAVSNSQYGESSVDARVDGAQLRIRSVDSSVESSQLAMKDNTVKSLAVGASATNSLDVQATALQGTAPVYYPDVVSVIAPLAMESTPAGYAVVNNQSQWGSVSARTEASVRMNLSGSGLEGGTATVSGNAISAVAQATSASNTLNLAGTTIGSIGGTVNNSQFTSADVSAEQASQPQAGGSFVVQAGGVYAAPLTVSNNSVLASAGQNEAFNSASASGATVAGQFSVLNSQQGQGSVSAHADTGLVGVSASAASGSSLAVTGNTVAAKAAFNTATNNLAVEASAANAAGGSVSNVQTTNSGNGTASVGSYEGRGTIVGVSQGLNGYSQGVALNGGTASVNGNAISADASGNTAANALSVAAPAATGYSYGPAWSVLNTQANAAALNATVTYGGLFLNGASLQGSSAAVTGNTVAATASGNTASNSLSLAGTQSGYGQGAAISNVQTNSASISAMVRGAMVGVGAGLAGGGSTVVTGNSISAQAVGNTAVNKLVAK, encoded by the coding sequence GTGAAGAAGAAGTCCGTCCAATTCCGCCGCACGATCCTGGCCACGGCCTGCGTGCTGGCCGCCGGTGCCGCTTCCGCCCAGGTGTCCTACCCCTGGGGCCCGTCCGGCACGTACAACCTGTCGTTCGGCGCCGCCTCCTCGCAGCAGCTGAGCCTGCGTGACTACATCCTCGCCATCACGGCGCCGCAGGAGAACCCGGAATCGGTTTCCGCGCTGATCCAGGCCGCGTCGGCCGGCGGCACCTTCCAGGGCGGTTCCGCGAACGGCGTCACCGTCGGCGGCAACAGCATCGCCGCCAAGGCGACCGGCAGCGACAACTCCTCCAGCGCCGACCTCGCCCTGCTGCGCAGCGGCGCCGAAGGCCAGGACGGCATCGGCATCGCCACCTCGCAAGTGCGCGGCAACAACTCCTACCCCTACGGCTACGGCACGCAGACCGAAGCCCGTGTCGACGGCTCGCACATCGGCGTCGACAGCTACGGCATGACGCCCGCCAGCGTCGCCATCGAAGGCAACGCCGTTTCCGCCGCCGCGGTCCTGAACCAGTCCGCGTCCATCGCCTCCGGCGTGGTCCCGGCCGGCTACGGCGCATCGCAAGCCGTCGCCTCGATTTCCTCCTACTCCGTGGAGCCGTCCATCGGCGCCGCCGCCCAGGCCTCGACCAGCAACGACGGCATCATCGCCAGCACCGCCGGCTCGGTGAACGTGGCCACCTACCAGTCGGCGCAGCAGGCCGGCGTGAACGCCGGCTCCGGCGCCAGCGTCCGCTACACCGACGTCGCCCTGCAACTGGGCGGCGGCGGCACGGCCGAACAGGGCCTGAGCCTGAAGGACAACAGCATCTCCGCCGGCTACGCGGCCAACAGCGCCAGCAACGCCGTGCAGGCCACCGGCGGTTCCACCTTCGCCACGAGCGCCATGGTCACCAACGTGCAGGCCAACGGTGAAGGCCGCTACCTGCCCATCCCGGTGGGCGACGAGCCCCTGGTGCCCGTCACCCCCGGGCCGCTGAGCTTCGCCGCCTACGGCGCCGAAGTGCCGAACGCCACCGCACAGGTGGAAAGCAGCCGCATCACCGCCGACCTCGGCGGCTACGACGAAGCCGGCCCGACTGCGCTGGCAGCCGCCCTGCGCCTTACTGGCAACTCCATCTCCGCCACCTCCACCGGCAACGCCGCCGGCGCCCGCCTGGCCGACGGCACCGTGCAGGCCGGCAACAGCATCGTGCTGGACGCCTCCACCGTGGGCCGCAGCGGCTACGACTCCGGTTACCTCGGTGCCGGCGCGCAGCTGCACACCGACGGCAGCTACTCCGACGCCAGCCTCTACGCCGACCTCGGCCTGCTGAACACCCAGGCCAACAGCTCCACCACCCTGGCTTCCCGCGTCTACGGCAGCGGCGTCGCCGCCAACGTGGATCGCCTGCTGTCGCAGGCCGCGGTCGCCATCAGCGGCAACAGCCTGAAGGCCGACGCCACCGGCAACCTGGCCGGCAACCTGGTCGACGTGAAGGCCACCGACTTCGGCGCCACCGTCGCCGCGGCCAACGTGCAGAGCAACGACGACACGTCGATCTCCGCCTCGCAGGAAGAATCGCAGGTCACCGTGCAAGGCGGCGGCAGCGGCCGCAAGGTCACGGTCGGCGGTTCGACCACCCTGGCCAACAACACCATCGCGGCCACCGCGGCCGGCAACATCGCCGCCACCAGCGTGTCCGTGCAGGCCACCCGCCTGCAGTCCGTGGACTCCGAGTCCGGCAGCGCGATGGCCATCGCGCAGACCTGGGAAGGCACTTACGCCGGCGCCCGCGGCGGCGTCACGGCCAGCAACCTGCAGTCCAACACGGGCTCCAAGCAATCCATCGACGCCTCCATCTACGGTGGCGTCGTCGGTGCCGACCTGACCGGCAGCTACTACGGTGAAACCGCCGGCCGTCCCCGCCTCGACAGCGCCACCATCGCGCTGACCGGCAACACCATCGTCGCGCAAGCCACCGGCAACGGCGCCGCCACCGGCGTCAGCCTGGCCGGCACCGACGGCCTGGTCCACGCGGCAGTCGCCAACGCGCAGTCCAACGACGTGCGCATCTCCGCCACCGCCATGGAAACGGGCGTGTTCGCGCAGACCGGCCCGGCCGCCGGCAGCACCATCACCGTGCAGGGCAACGCCGTCGGCGCCGCCGCCACGGCGAACCAGGCGAGCAACACGTTGTCCGCGCAGTTCGCCAACATGGACGTGTCGTCCTCGCCCTACTACTACGGCGACTCCATCGACGGCCCGGGCTTCTACGGCAACCGTGCCGTGCAGGCCATCGGCAGCGCCCAGCGCAACAGCGCCGACGTGACCGCCAGCAACACCAGCGAGTCCGGCTTCGCCACCGCCACGGTGACGGGCGCGCGCGGCATCATCGGCAGCAACGTCACGGTGCAGGGCAACCAGGCCACGGCCACGGCCGCCGGCAACCAGGTGCGCAACGCCATCGCCATCGATGCCGGCTCCATGGGCCGCCAGTACGGCAGCGGCGCTTCCATCGCCGACATCAGCAGCACGCAGGACAACTACGGCTCCACGCAGTCGGTGCTGGCGGGCTACGGCCAGCAGCTGTCGATCGGCGCCCACGTGCAGGGCGCGATGGACAGCGCCAACGTCGCCGTCACGGGCAACACCGCGCTCGCCACGGCCACCGCCAACGACGCCAGCAACAAGCTGGCGGTCACCGGCGGCAGCCTGGGCCAGTCCAGCGGCTATGCGATGTACGGCATGCCGTACTCCAACGCCACCGACTTCAACCTGGCGAACCAGCAGAGCACCGACGGCCCGGTGCAGGCGCAGGCCAGCGATGTCCGCATCGCCATCGAGCGCGCCGGCAACCGCAACGACTACGTCGGCGGCTCCACGCTGGCCGTCAACGGCAACACCATCGCCGCGGAAGCCCGTGCCAACAGCGCCGTGAACGCGGCCTCGCTCACCGGCTTCACCACGCTGGCCAGCAGCGCCGCGGTGTCGAACAGCCAGTACGGCGAATCCAGCGTCGATGCCCGCGTCGATGGCGCCCAGCTGCGCATCCGCAGCGTGGACAGCTCCGTCGAGAGCTCGCAGCTGGCGATGAAGGACAACACGGTGAAGTCCCTGGCCGTGGGCGCATCGGCGACCAACAGCCTCGACGTGCAGGCCACCGCGCTGCAAGGCACCGCGCCGGTGTACTACCCGGACGTCGTGTCGGTGATCGCTCCGCTGGCCATGGAGTCCACGCCCGCCGGCTACGCCGTCGTCAACAACCAGTCCCAGTGGGGCTCGGTGTCGGCGCGAACCGAAGCGTCGGTGCGCATGAACCTCTCGGGCTCCGGCCTGGAAGGCGGCACGGCGACCGTGTCGGGCAACGCGATCTCCGCCGTGGCGCAGGCCACCAGCGCCAGCAACACGCTGAACCTGGCCGGTACCACCATCGGCAGCATCGGCGGCACCGTGAACAACAGCCAGTTCACCTCGGCCGACGTCTCCGCGGAGCAGGCTTCGCAGCCCCAGGCCGGCGGCAGCTTCGTGGTGCAGGCGGGCGGCGTCTACGCCGCGCCGCTGACGGTGAGCAACAACAGCGTGCTGGCGTCCGCCGGCCAGAACGAGGCCTTCAACAGCGCCAGCGCCAGCGGCGCCACCGTGGCCGGCCAGTTCAGCGTGCTGAACTCGCAGCAGGGCCAGGGCTCCGTCTCGGCGCATGCCGACACGGGCCTGGTGGGTGTCTCCGCCAGCGCGGCCTCCGGCAGCAGCCTCGCGGTGACCGGCAACACGGTTGCAGCGAAGGCAGCGTTCAACACGGCGACCAACAACCTGGCTGTCGAAGCCAGCGCCGCCAACGCGGCCGGCGGCTCGGTGAGCAACGTGCAGACGACGAACTCCGGCAACGGCACGGCCTCGGTCGGCAGCTATGAAGGCCGCGGCACGATCGTCGGCGTGAGCCAGGGCCTGAACGGCTACAGCCAGGGTGTCGCCCTCAACGGCGGCACGGCCAGCGTGAACGGCAATGCCATCAGCGCCGACGCCTCCGGCAACACCGCGGCCAACGCGCTGAGCGTGGCGGCCCCGGCGGCCACCGGCTACAGCTACGGCCCGGCGTGGTCGGTGCTGAACACGCAGGCCAACGCGGCTGCGCTGAACGCCACCGTCACCTATGGCGGCCTGTTCCTGAACGGCGCTTCGCTGCAAGGCAGCTCCGCGGCGGTCACCGGCAACACGGTGGCGGCCACGGCCAGCGGCAACACGGCCAGCAACTCCCTGAGCCTGGCGGGCACGCAGTCCGGCTACGGCCAGGGCGCGGCGATCAGCAACGTGCAGACCAACAGCGCCTCGATCAGCGCCATGGTCCGCGGCGCGATGGTGGGCGTGGGCGCCGGCCTGGCCGGCGGCGGCAGCACGGTGGTGACCGGCAACAGCATCTCGGCGCAAGCCGTGGGCAACACCGCGGTCAACAAGCTCGTCGCCAAGTAA
- a CDS encoding DUF2889 domain-containing protein: MTELPAAAPRRPIHTRRIQFEGFLRDDGLWDIDCELSDTKAIEITLNERGVLPPGEPIHLIRVRLTVDDGFTIRDAQAAMAKVPWGECHEASSEPLRKLVGLTMGPGWRKKIDGAIGGVAGCTHIRELVFNAATAAFQMIPHYREMEKGSAGPRGAGSDQPPFYMGQCMSWRFDGPVVQRVAPQFYRQPKAD, encoded by the coding sequence ATGACCGAGCTTCCCGCGGCGGCCCCGCGCCGCCCCATCCATACCCGCCGCATCCAGTTCGAAGGGTTCCTGCGCGACGACGGGCTGTGGGACATCGACTGCGAACTGTCCGACACCAAGGCCATCGAGATCACGCTGAACGAGCGCGGCGTGCTGCCACCGGGCGAACCGATCCACCTGATTCGCGTGCGCCTGACCGTCGACGACGGCTTCACGATCCGCGACGCGCAGGCCGCGATGGCCAAGGTGCCCTGGGGCGAGTGCCACGAGGCGTCCAGCGAACCCCTGCGCAAGCTGGTCGGCCTGACCATGGGCCCGGGTTGGCGCAAGAAGATCGACGGCGCCATCGGCGGCGTCGCTGGTTGCACCCACATCCGCGAGCTGGTGTTCAACGCGGCGACCGCGGCCTTCCAGATGATCCCGCACTATCGGGAGATGGAAAAAGGCAGCGCCGGCCCGCGCGGCGCCGGCAGCGACCAGCCGCCGTTCTACATGGGACAGTGCATGTCCTGGCGCTTCGACGGGCCGGTGGTGCAGCGCGTGGCGCCGCAGTTCTACCGCCAGCCCAAGGCGGACTGA
- a CDS encoding MFS transporter translates to MTPGLVRLMAAGAGLCVASNYFAQPLLALFAQAFGLTSTQAALLVTFAQLGYICGLLFVVPLGDLLERRRLLVTCTALSTVFLAAMGLAPGFHALLGVSVLLGSTTVAAQILVPLAAHMAPDATRGRVVSTVMSGLLIGILLARFAAGLIAEVAGWRAVYLLAAVLMAGFCWLCQRRLPRVEPTAKGSYPALLKTIVHLFLDEPVLRRRGLIGGLLFGAFAAFWTAMAFMLRESWHAGEAAIGAVALVGAIGAMSARFAGRLADWGWARVSTGVFVLLVVASWALLFLGTHSLVALIAGVVLLDLGLQGAHISNQSEVYRLDAKARSRLTTVYMSMYFSGGAVGSALTGPAYAQYGWAGACAIGAAMAVGALLVWAIGELRFPIASMRHG, encoded by the coding sequence TTGACTCCCGGCCTGGTCCGCCTGATGGCGGCCGGCGCGGGCCTGTGCGTGGCAAGCAACTATTTTGCCCAGCCGCTGCTCGCGCTCTTCGCGCAGGCTTTCGGCCTCACCAGCACGCAGGCGGCGCTGCTGGTGACCTTCGCCCAGCTGGGCTACATCTGCGGCCTGCTGTTCGTGGTGCCGCTTGGCGACCTGCTGGAGCGGCGCCGGCTCCTCGTCACCTGCACCGCGCTGTCGACGGTGTTCCTGGCCGCGATGGGCCTGGCGCCCGGCTTCCACGCGCTGCTCGGCGTCTCGGTGCTGCTGGGGTCGACGACGGTGGCGGCGCAGATCCTGGTGCCGCTGGCGGCGCACATGGCGCCCGATGCGACGCGCGGCCGCGTCGTCAGCACCGTGATGAGCGGCCTGTTGATCGGCATCCTGCTGGCCCGCTTTGCCGCCGGCCTGATCGCCGAAGTCGCCGGCTGGCGCGCCGTGTACCTGCTGGCCGCGGTGCTGATGGCGGGCTTCTGCTGGCTGTGCCAGCGCCGCCTGCCGCGCGTGGAGCCCACCGCGAAGGGCAGCTATCCCGCGCTGCTGAAGACCATCGTGCACCTGTTCCTGGACGAACCGGTGCTGCGCCGGCGCGGCTTGATCGGCGGCCTGCTGTTCGGCGCCTTCGCGGCCTTCTGGACCGCGATGGCCTTCATGCTGCGCGAGAGCTGGCACGCCGGCGAAGCGGCTATCGGCGCGGTGGCGCTGGTGGGCGCCATCGGCGCGATGAGCGCGCGCTTCGCCGGGCGGCTGGCCGACTGGGGCTGGGCGCGCGTGTCCACGGGCGTCTTCGTGCTGCTGGTGGTGGCGAGCTGGGCGCTGCTGTTCCTGGGCACGCATTCGCTCGTCGCGCTGATCGCCGGCGTGGTGCTGCTGGACCTGGGGCTGCAGGGCGCGCACATCTCGAACCAGAGCGAGGTCTACCGGCTGGACGCGAAGGCGCGCAGCCGCCTGACGACCGTCTACATGTCGATGTATTTCTCCGGCGGCGCCGTGGGCTCGGCGCTGACCGGGCCGGCGTATGCGCAGTACGGGTGGGCGGGCGCGTGTGCGATCGGGGCGGCGATGGCGGTGGGGGCGCTGCTCGTGTGGGCGATCGGGGAGTTGCGCTTCCCGATCGCGTCGATGCGGCACGGGTGA
- a CDS encoding tetratricopeptide repeat protein, whose amino-acid sequence MSQHRGSFIKEEVMRLARLLVLPLLLAVSAAWPQARPAATDGLDLEQSRNLVAGAGLLKAGRPQQALPELDKVIAAYEASYRGAKTFVFSARSTPETLAYTMKVASNQAQAPGSAGVYSSNWANAYHLKAYALLDLGRPNEALAAETAAVELAPLNAMVLTELGQVQLVLHDMDAAMQSFTRAEQAAREFSPPEVRNQELTRALRSQAYVLVERRQLDEAEKLYRQCLEVDPRDPRAAGELQYIARVRQQQPPAQ is encoded by the coding sequence ATGAGCCAGCATCGCGGCAGTTTCATCAAGGAGGAAGTGATGCGCCTTGCCCGCCTGCTGGTGCTCCCGCTGCTGCTGGCCGTGTCCGCGGCCTGGCCCCAGGCGCGGCCCGCCGCGACCGACGGCCTGGACCTGGAGCAGTCCCGCAACCTGGTCGCGGGCGCCGGCCTGCTGAAGGCGGGCCGCCCGCAGCAGGCCCTGCCCGAGCTGGACAAGGTGATCGCCGCCTACGAAGCGAGCTACCGCGGCGCGAAGACTTTCGTGTTCTCGGCGCGCTCGACGCCGGAGACGCTGGCCTACACCATGAAGGTGGCCAGCAACCAGGCCCAGGCGCCGGGCAGCGCCGGCGTCTATTCCAGCAACTGGGCCAATGCCTACCACCTGAAGGCCTATGCCCTGCTGGACCTGGGGCGTCCCAACGAAGCGCTGGCCGCGGAGACCGCGGCGGTGGAACTGGCGCCGCTCAATGCCATGGTCCTGACCGAGCTGGGCCAGGTCCAGCTGGTGCTGCACGACATGGACGCCGCCATGCAGTCCTTCACCCGCGCCGAGCAGGCGGCGCGCGAGTTCTCGCCGCCCGAAGTGCGCAACCAGGAGCTGACGCGCGCCCTGCGTTCGCAGGCCTACGTGCTGGTCGAACGCAGGCAGCTGGACGAAGCCGAGAAGCTGTACCGGCAATGCCTGGAAGTGGATCCGCGCGACCCGCGCGCGGCGGGCGAGCTGCAGTACATCGCCCGCGTGCGCCAGCAGCAGCCGCCGGCGCAGTGA
- a CDS encoding YciI family protein: protein MSYMLLIHEPIGQRATRTRAEGEAVYARMGQFAEGLKQRDLLLAVESLQNVDKGTRVQVRAGKAQLLDGPFAEAKEMVGGFFLLNCRTREEALAIARECPAAEWASVEVRESGPCYL, encoded by the coding sequence ATGTCCTACATGCTCCTCATCCACGAACCCATCGGCCAGCGGGCCACGCGCACGCGCGCCGAAGGCGAAGCGGTGTACGCGCGCATGGGGCAATTTGCGGAAGGCCTGAAGCAGCGCGACCTGCTGCTGGCCGTCGAATCGCTGCAGAACGTCGACAAGGGCACGCGCGTACAGGTGCGCGCCGGCAAGGCGCAACTGCTGGACGGCCCGTTCGCCGAAGCCAAGGAAATGGTCGGCGGCTTCTTCCTCCTGAATTGCAGGACGCGCGAAGAGGCGCTGGCCATCGCGCGCGAATGTCCCGCCGCCGAATGGGCGAGCGTCGAAGTCCGCGAATCCGGTCCCTGCTACCTCTGA
- a CDS encoding RNA polymerase sigma factor → MHSATHQAIAAVWRIESAKIVAAVARMVRDIGVAEELAQDALVAALEHWPTEGIPDKPGAWLMTTAKRRALDQIRRNKLHGEKLEELGLDLEAQEALVVPDFVDALDAARQDDIGDDLLRLIFTACHPVLSPDARAALTLKLLGGLTTHEIARAYLVPEPTIAQRIVRAKRTLSEAKVPYEVPRGAELQPRLASVLEVIYLVFNEGYTATAGADWMRPALAQEALRLARMLAELAAGEAETHGLAALLELQASRMNARTDREGRPILLQDQDRARWDHLLIRRGLAALAQAEALGGGIYTLQAAIAACHARAPTAADTDWARIAAIYFELARIVPSPVVELNRAVAVGMAQGPAAGLEIIDRLRADKALRNYQWLPSVRGDLLSKLGRHAEAREEFLRAAELAGNERERELLLARADASLRGTL, encoded by the coding sequence ATGCATTCGGCCACCCACCAGGCGATCGCCGCCGTCTGGCGCATCGAGTCCGCGAAGATCGTCGCCGCGGTGGCGCGCATGGTGCGCGACATCGGCGTGGCGGAGGAACTGGCCCAGGACGCCCTGGTGGCCGCGCTGGAACACTGGCCCACGGAGGGCATCCCGGACAAGCCCGGAGCCTGGCTGATGACGACCGCGAAGCGCCGCGCGCTGGACCAGATCCGCCGCAACAAGCTGCACGGCGAGAAGCTGGAGGAGCTGGGGCTGGACCTGGAGGCGCAGGAGGCGCTGGTGGTGCCGGACTTCGTCGACGCGCTCGACGCGGCGCGGCAGGACGACATCGGCGACGACCTGCTGCGGCTGATCTTCACCGCCTGCCATCCGGTGCTGTCGCCGGATGCGCGGGCGGCGCTGACCTTGAAGCTGCTGGGCGGCCTGACGACGCACGAGATCGCCCGCGCCTACCTGGTGCCGGAGCCGACGATCGCGCAGCGCATCGTGCGCGCGAAGCGCACGCTGTCCGAAGCGAAGGTGCCCTACGAAGTGCCGCGCGGCGCCGAACTGCAGCCGCGCCTGGCCTCCGTGCTGGAGGTGATCTACCTCGTCTTCAACGAAGGCTATACCGCCACCGCCGGCGCCGACTGGATGCGGCCGGCGCTGGCGCAGGAAGCGCTGCGGCTGGCGCGCATGCTGGCGGAGCTGGCCGCGGGCGAAGCGGAGACGCACGGCCTGGCGGCGCTGCTGGAACTGCAAGCCTCGCGCATGAACGCGCGCACGGACCGCGAGGGCCGGCCCATCCTGCTGCAGGACCAGGACCGCGCGCGCTGGGACCACCTGCTGATCCGCCGCGGCCTGGCCGCGTTGGCACAGGCGGAAGCGCTGGGCGGCGGCATCTACACCTTGCAGGCGGCCATCGCGGCCTGCCATGCACGCGCGCCGACGGCTGCCGACACCGACTGGGCGCGCATCGCGGCGATCTATTTCGAGCTGGCGCGCATCGTGCCGTCGCCGGTGGTGGAACTCAATCGCGCCGTCGCCGTCGGCATGGCGCAGGGGCCGGCCGCGGGCCTGGAGATCATCGACCGCCTGCGCGCGGACAAGGCCTTGCGCAACTACCAGTGGCTGCCCAGCGTGCGCGGCGACCTGCTTTCGAAATTGGGTCGGCACGCCGAGGCGCGGGAAGAGTTCTTGCGGGCGGCGGAGCTGGCGGGGAACGAGCGGGAGCGGGAACTGCTGCTGGCGCGGGCGGACGCATCCCTGCGCGGGACCCTGTAG